A stretch of the Opisthocomus hoazin isolate bOpiHoa1 chromosome 2, bOpiHoa1.hap1, whole genome shotgun sequence genome encodes the following:
- the LOC142358868 gene encoding cygnin-like — protein MRFLYLVFAVFLLVSLATPGYGQIRKNCPKVGYCSSKCSKADLWSFSADCKFYCCIPHGWKGK, from the exons ATGAGGTTCCTCTACCTTGTCTTCGCTGTCTTCCTGCTGGTCTCCCTGGCCACCCCAG GCTACGGGCAGATAAGGAAGAACTGCCCCAAGGTGGGGTACTGCTCCAGCAAGTGCAGCAAGGCAGACCTGTGGTCCTTCTCTGCTGACTGCAAGTTCTACTGCTGCATCCCACACGGCTGGAAGGGGAAATAG
- the LOC142358869 gene encoding small basic protein 1-like, which yields MRVLCVVFAVLLLFSLATPGYGQSKGSCDGYCSYMCAKRDEWTFSRSCGKMYCCIPPPKKGK from the exons ATGAGGGTGCTCTGCGTGGtctttgctgtgctcctgctTTTCTCCTTGGCCACCCCAG GGTACGGTCAGTCTAAGGGCAGTTGTGACGGGTACTGTTCCTACATGTGTGCCAAGAGGGACGAGTGGACTTTCAGCCGGTCCTGTGGGAAGATGTACTGCTGCATCCCCCCACCCAAAAAGGGAAAATGA